AAGGAGGTCTCGCTGTCTTTCTTCTTGTTCTGCTGCTCTGCCAGCAGACGGGCCTTGGCATCCTCcgtggaaattatatttttaattttagcactatggagagaaagaaaccaCACCACTTAGAAGATGATAGCACCTTACTACTCAGATGTGAGTGGTGAGGCTGGCAGCCCAGCAGGACATAAGAAAATCATGTGTCCTGGGACACAGCTCTCCAGTTTACCAAGCACACTTGTAATCACATTCTCACGGAACTCTCACGGCCATCAGAGAACCACAGTTACTCTGTTCTTCTGATCAAGAGCAAATTGAGCTTCAGAGAAGTAAAATGCTTAAGGCTCAAAGTTTGTAAGGCCGGAAAAGAGCCTAGAAGCTTCCCAACTTTCTACTGTACCAAAAGATTATTCTGACAATTGCACTTCTTCCATGACAATTCCCTTTTAAAGTGgatattttgttttaagaagGATCATAGGGAGAAGGGGTGGGTGAGCCTTTAACATGGCCcctgctagaagaaaacagaagaataaaggGCCTGATACAGCTGTCAACAGAGGCTAAAGAACCACTTTTGCTTTCAGCAGCCAGGGGCCCTTACTACTCTGGCCAAGCCTTCAGCAAAACTTCTAGCAACAACCTGCCAGAGACAATCTCGTTTGTATTTGTAGGATTCTAAGAACACAGATAAgaacatggggtctcactacactgcccaggctggtctcgaactcctgggctcaagtgatccttccacctttgcctcccaaagagctaggataacaggcacaAATCACCATGTCtagccttttttttaaaaaaaaaaaaaaaaaaaaaaaaagggtcttactctgtcacccaggctggtgtgcagtggtgcaatcatggctcactgtagcctcaactctgagctcaagtgagagcccagctagtttttaaaatgttttgtagagacaggagtctatgtttctcaggctggtctcctggcctcacgtgatcctcctgccttggcctcccaagtactgggattataggcgtaagccaccacacctgtctctcataaatttttttttcttttgaaatagagtgtcattctgtcaccagactggagtgcagtggcatgatcttggctcaccgcaacctccacctcccgggttcaagccatttcctgcctcagcctcccaagtagctgggattacaggtgcctgccaccatgcccgactaatttttatatttttagtagagacggggttccaccatcttggccaggctggtcttgaactcctgaccttgtgatccacccacctcagcctcccaaagtgctgggattacagacatgagccaccgtgcctggcctgtcccCCATAACTTTTAACTGGAAAGCACTGTGTCTTCTGCCTATGGGTCTCAAACATACTCGATGCCCAGGTCCACCTCAGGAATGCCACTCAGCATCTGGTTGGAAAGCATTTCCTCGGTCTTCTTTGCTGAGGAAACACGGATGTTTTCGGGAAGTTCATAAAGACAATCCTCTGCATTCTTTGGCTTAACTTTCTGTTCCTCATGTTCCACGatccctttcctcttctttagCTCTGTCTCAATGTACTTCATCCTGAAGTGAGAAACACACAGGCCTCAGGGAGGGGCAGGAAACACACCAGCTATCCTCTAAATTAGCGGTCCCCAACGCCGGCCCACAGACCAGTGACGGTCCatggagaaacaagaaaaatacaaaataacttgAGTTTTTTCATCAAGTTAGAAATTTCCCACTTAAAGCAGCACCAACCTATGAGGTTATGTCCCACTAATCTATTGGTGTTACGATGTACAGGTTCtttgaagacagaaagatgatAGTTTGCCAATAGCTTTGCTGGCTAAATAAAAAGTAGGCAAGTCCATGTTTTATCCCTGCAATGTTTTGGGGAAATATTACTAGTCATGAAACCACCTTtgaaaagaagttttattttttgtttttggagacggagtttcactcttgttgcccaggctggagtgcaatggcaagatctcggcttactacaacctccacctcccgggttcaagcaattctcttgcctcagcctcctgagtagctgggattacaggtgcccaccaccaaacccggctaattttgtattttcattagggacagggtttctccatgttggtcagtctggtctcgaactccccacctcaggtgatccgcctgcctcggcctcccaaagtgctgggattataggcgagagccaccgtgcccagcctgaaaagaCCTTTTAAGAGGTTTTCAAAGTTCTTAAGCTGGGAGGTAGAAAGAGAGGGGCCAACTTTGACATCTAGAAAATTCTAGAAACGTCATCTATTGACTAAATATCTTGGACTCTGACTAGGGTCCAGCCCCAATTGCTCACAGCCAAATAGACTGACACTTACATGTCTGCATCCTCATCCCGTCTGTTGGTTTCTGCAGAAAACGATGTCCCCAGGTGCAGGTCCTCCTCTTCACTGATCCTGAAGGGAGAGAACAATGAGGCAGAGCTTTCAAGTCACAACTCAGTGAGGCTGAGTTTTATGttctaagaagaaaacaaagacacaagcATTTATAATATACTATTTAcagttggcaaaaaaaaaaaaaaatgctatagtataatatgtaaatgaaagaaACTCCAGAAATATATGCAAGCAAACTGTTGGCTGCTAGTGATACCTCCAAGGATTGAGTGGATACACTTATCCTTAGGTATCCATGGGCGATTGGTTCTAGTGCCCCTCAGGGATACCGAAATCTGCAGATAGtgaagtcccttatataaaatagtgTAATATCTGCATCTAATCTACATACTaccaagtcccttatataaaatagtgTAATATCTGCATCTAATCTAGGCACATACTACCatctgctttaaatcatctctagattacttttaATACCTAATtcaatataaatgctatatagTTGTTACAAAAGTACAcagtgtacttttattttttaaacttttgaattatttgaatgttttatttatttattgacacggagtctcactctgtcgcccaggctggagtacagtggcgtgatgtcagctcactgcaacctctgcctcccgagttcaagcaattctcctgcctcagcctcctgagtagctgggattacgggcgcccaccacaacgccaggctaacttttgtatttttaaaagagatagtgtttcaccatatcggtcaggctggtctcgaactcctgacctcaggtaatctgcctgcctcagcctcccgaagtgctggcattacaggcatgaatcaccacagCTGGCCggaatgtattatttttgttaattgtttttatatGAAACTTTCCCCATGggttcacttattttatttttttgagacagggtctttctctgtcacccaggctggagtgcagtggtgtgatcacagctcactctagcctcaacctccctgactcaagcaattctcccactttaatttcctgagtaactgggactacgggcacatgccaccacacccagggatatatatatatacacacacacatatatacatgtacacatgtacatgtgtgtacatatatatgtacatgtatttctttttttgtagagacaggggtctcactatgttgcccaggctggtcttaaactcctggactcaagctagcctcagcctcccaaagtgttgggattataggcatcagtcATCATGCCCACAACACACTTTTACAAAAGGAGTCTACCAGCTTGGCTCTAAGTTAACTTTTAAAgactttctgctttgtttttacaTAACATACCCTTTGCAAAGCACAAAACCTGCTTCAAGATGTCCCACTAATGCTGCTGCTACAGGCCTCAGCTCTCTGAGGGAACCTAGACCCAGGCAGCGGCTAAAGGTGAATTTGCATATAAGCCTGTCCTGCACTTACTTATCTTTGCCCCtttccttcagtttcttcatatccACCATACCACCTGTCTTCATCTGAAAGGGATCATCCTGCGGAAAGCAAACACAGTTAAGAGGAAGCATCTAAATAAATGGTAGTGGAATTTGTTTTCTGTAAAGCACTCACTCACTCACGGAAGAGCACTGCAGGGAGGGTTGCCATTGCTACCCAGGGAAGACCCCATAACTTACCACTAGAGTTGTCTCCTCTTGTACCTTCTCTCCCACCAGCAGGGCCACAGCACTGAGCAAAACCAAaaccaggagagggagagagagaaatggcatAATTCAGAGATGAGGAGGAACCCTCTCAGGTATGTGGATTGCAACATTAGTGCAAGGGTGGGATTTGAGGGGCGGGCAGGCAAGCCAGCTGGAAAAGCCTATAAACAGGGCTCAACAAGCACCGTACATGCTGGAAGAAGGGTGGGCTGGTGGTGAAGTGGTACGCTTTCCCACTCTCCTGTAAAGCCATTTGGCATTCTCTTGGCCCGGAAATCTCATTTCTAAGATACTCTCATCATGGAAAGTGCagttaaagataaatttttttttttttttttttaaattgagacagagtatcgctgtgttgcccaggctggagtgcagtggcgcgatctctgctcactttgcaagctccgccgcccgggttgacgccattctcctgcctcagcctcccgagcagctgggactacaggcgcccgccaccacgcccggctaattttttgtatttttagtagaggcggggtttcaccgtgttagccaggatggtctcaatctcctgaccttgtgatccgcccgcctcggcctcccaaagtgctgggattacaggcgtgagccaccgtgccaagataaatttaaaagaatatccACTGCAACCTTATTTGATAGGAAAAATTTACAAAATCACCTACATGTCCCAAAATAGGGGATTTGTTAACAAATTACGATACACACATCtggtggaatattatgcagccattaagaAGGTTTTCTGAAAAATACTCCACAATATGGGTGAATGCCCACAATGTCATAATGAGTTGAAAAGAACAGGGAATAAAAGTATATTGAAAGTTGTTCACAatctgagaaagagagagacagaaaaataacagattaGAAAGAGTATTAAATATTAATACCAGGGCATTCTCGGGTGgctttgcaagaaaaaaaaatgttaacactgGTCACTTCCGGAATGGAGAATTATGGGTGCTTTTTATTGTCTTGACTATACTTTTCGAAATTATACAAACTCTTAACGATCGATATGCATTTCACAATTAACTGGTTTTAAGAAAAAACGCGAGTTAGTGACCTGTTTCTGGATCTCTGGAGCACATCCCAAGACGGCACAGCTGAGGGCATGTCCTGGTTAAACATTTGCAAAGAACGCTGTTCTCCAATTTGGGCAGTGAAAAGTGTATAgtgtctcaagagaaaaatctACGTCTGAGGAGATATTTGCGACAGCGACCCGGACGCGGATGTGTCTGTCGTCCCCGCCTCCTCCTCCCGCCGTGGTACCCACCTCACCCCGTTGGGCCTCTTCCTCAAGTTCTGTACCTCTCTGGTCTCTTCCagttttaatctttaaaaaaaaagaagaagaagaaggagcaaTGCATAGGCTGAGTGACTCCCCGCGGAATCCAAAGCTAACAGAGCCAACAAGGCACCTTCGAGGGCATCCCAGCCCCGCTGCTGAGCCACCAGCACAGTGGTCCAGAGGACGACCTTGTGCCTAGACCCACCGGGAGTCAGAGCCACTGCGCATCCCGGAGGCATCTCTCCCAATTGTGCGGGCTTGGGACCGCGGCCTCACCACTTGAGCCTCAATTTCTGCGTCCGCAGAAGGAACCACCATCCGGGCTCAGTTAACAATGTCAGCGAAGCGCCCAGCCGGTGGTGAGTCCCCCAAGCAAGTCTATCTCCTACCAGGCCCATGGGAGCCCCGCCCCAAACGCACCGAACCTCCTCTGAGTCCTGCTCATCTTCCTCTGACTCCGAGTCGCCCCGGCGGCGGCGGAAAATCTTCCGGACGACCGGCATGTTGACAATCGCCCAACTGTCCAGCCGCCGCGCCTCTGCGCAGCGGCCCAGGCTGCTTCCGGCGCGCCGAAGAGCGGTCAGAGCGCCTGACCCGTCTGGCCCCGCCCCCGGCACGCACAGCCCGCGTGTCCACGGCCCCGCCCCTGGCGTCAGCCTCTTCCGATTGGACGGcggagggaaggaggtggggcGTCGCCAGACCACCCCACAACCCTGCGCGGCGCAGCGGAGGGGGCGCGCTTGACTGACAGGCGGCGGTGGCGCGGTTGCGAGCGCAGGTGAGTTCCGGGCCGCCACCGGCCGCATCTGTGGGCCGGGCCTCTCAGAGCATTGGCGACCCCAGCCCGGCTCCGGGCTGACAGGGCCTGGCCTCGCCAGGTACGCCAGACGCTGCGGCCAGGTGAGCGGAGCCCGGGACCCCCGCCCGCCGCcgcccctctcccctcctccggTCGGCGCCCAGGGGGTCCTCTGGGCCCCAGCACCCCACTCGGAGCCCACTGGAGGCTCGTGGCTTTTCCAGAACCGGGGCCGCCCCCCTCTTATTTCTGCCGGGGCCTGACCTAGCGTTGAAAGCATCCGCGTGGCGTCTCGCGTCTCGGGCGCTGACTTTTCTTTCCTCGGGCTCTGAGCCCTGACGTGCGTTTTTTTCTTTAGGAACAAAAGATGACCACTTCCCTGCGGTGCTGAATTAGAGTCCCAGCGCCGACCGCCTCACGAATAATGGCCCCCAGCTTCTCCGCGAGGAGAGGCGCGTCTGATGTTTTGAAGCCACGCAGGAGGGTTTGAGCCAGGGGGCTCCTCCTCGGTGCTGGCTGGCCGTCCCCCTGGACTTTCACGGGCCTGGTTGTCCTCCTTTGGTCAGGAGGTCTGTCGCTCTACCCTCTGCCCCTTCCCCGCCGAAGATACTGTGAGGATAAAGTTTATTTGAAAAACGGGTATCAGCAAACGCTTAGGAAATACCTAAATGCATAAATAATGGCGTCTAGGGCTTTTAAGAACCCCGTAAGTAAcaatagttttccttttctcagcGTCATCCCTTACTTTGAGAACTACCTCTTACTAAGCAGTTACCATGTGGCAGGCCCTGGGCAAAGCATAATCTTATTGAATTCTCCCAGCAATCCTTTGAGGTAGATTGGTTTtcgttttacaaatgagaatgtGGAGTCTCCGAGGGGCAGTGCGCACCTCAAGTTACACAGCTAGGAGGTGGAACAGGAATTGGTTGCAGGTCAGTCTCTGCAGCACGGtttgcacagggcctggcacagtacGAGTGCAGTAGATGtttgctgctgcagctgctgttaCATCTCATTGGCTGGGGGGAAGGGCTGATGGGGACTGTTTGGGGTTCCCTCTTCGGGAAGACCATTCCAAAGCAGGGCAGCGTTTCTGGAACGCCTTACGTTTTCTCTGGAACAGTCTCCGCTGAGATTGTTCTTCTCTTCCTTGGGctggaaaaaaaatagtagacTCAGGACTTCTTGCACCAGCCTTTTATCTTTGGTCAAAATCCATATATTAAAGTCTCAAAGTCTTGCCCTCTGCAGACTGGTTCAGCCAAACCCAGATGCACCTGCACTCACGGGATGCGGAGTCCCTGTCAGATGATGGAGAGGCTCCTTGGGAATTGCTGCAGGAGTCCGGGGGTCAACGTCTGCAGCTCTCATGCTCCCAGAGGTGGCTCTGAATCTGCCCATCAAGCAGTCCATCCGCCAGGGGGGGGTGCTGGACACTACTAAGGAAAGGGCAAGAAGGCCAGGGGCATTTCTGGACCCTCCTCCTCAACTGAAGTCCCAGGGTACAGATGAGCTGCCCCCACCCTTGCTCCGTGAGGCCAGAGGACCCAGTGATACCCACCACCTGTGCTGTGGCAGATCTAATTGAGTGCTGTTTAGCAAAAGGAATGCTGAAAAAGTGGCAGCTATGAATCTGGCAGTAAGTGGCTTTGCAAAGAGACTGCAGCCCAAGTCTTGCTGGGCCCTTTTAAGGGTAGGATGAGACTGCCGCTCAAAAGGACCCTCCCGGAGATACAGATTCTATGCAGTTCAAAGATGAGTCCAAGGTCTTAGTCTTGCTTGGGAGTTCAGTTGTTTAAGAAAATGTACAGATTCATCCTAGGTTTAGGTTGGTTTCCTAGCTCCTTACTGGAGCCAGATGAAATGTTGGCTTGTTTCAGGGTTCAGGGAGCATTCATATCCAGGTGGATTTGGGATCCAGCAACGTGATCCAGTTCACAGCCCAGCTATAGTCAGTAtccaataaatgtatttattggaGCAATGTATTCAACAGATACTAAGCATTTACTATATGaagcaggcactgttctaagtgcttgaAATAAGTCAGTgagcaaaagagacaaaagatCCCTGATTAGTTGAGTGTATGTTCTGATAGTAACGTATGTAAAGTGTGTTAGAAGATGGTAAGTgctgtggaaaagaaaaaaatagagcaaggTAAGGGAAATCACCTCCGGGAGGGTGGCAGGGTTGAGTTGCAAATTAAAATTAGCACATTCTGGTTTGAATTTGGTTGGGAACATGACAGATAAAGCAGTGGATTGAATGATAGGCCTTGGGTTCCAGTTGCTGCCCAGTGGTTTGAGGGTCTGTAAGCttgatctttattttacaaaggcTTTTATTTAGAGGGTACACCCTGAACTCAAGTCCTGATTGTGGGGTATTTAATAATGAAAGAGCCAGGCTTTTCTTAGCTTTTTACCTTAGCAAGACAAACAGATATCCAACTGGTTCTCATTAGCGTGAAGGAGGAAACTTGGAGAAACCATGTAAgttgacaataatttttttttttttttttttaagacggagtctcgcttggtcgcccaggctggtgtgcagtggtgcaatcttgggtcactccaacctccgcctcccaggatcaagtgtttctcctgcctcagcctcctgagtagctgggattacaggtccccaccaccacacctggctaatttttgtattttcagtagagacggggtttcgccatattggccaggctggtctcgaattcctgaccttgagtgatccgcccacctctgcctcccaaagtgctggaattacaggtatgagccactgtgcccggccaccaacaaatatttaaagacaggAAAGTGGCAGTGCTCTTTGGCTTCAGTGAGCAGTCAGGGCTCAATAAATAGAAATTTCAGGAGAGCCAATTTCCATTGTTATAAAGACTTAGGTTTGAAGCAACTAGAGCTGCCCTGTGGCAAAAGGATGATTTTATCATCAATGACTGCTCAAACTGGGTTTGGAGAACAACCCAAGAGGGCTTTTACAGAGCAGAGTTCTGCCTTAAGGGGAAGATGCATGGTTTCTAAACCCCCCTAAACTCTGAGATTCCAtgagggaagccagctgcctGAAAAGAGAGGATCTGATTTCAGGCCCCAGAAGTCATGATTTTCCTAGTTCTTAGTTTCTGCATCTTTAATACGAGTTTTTTCTAAGGTTTCCAGTCTGAGCTTCAAGACTGAGTTTCAGCTCATGCTTACTCACCACCGAGTGTGAGGCTTTTAATGACCTGGGCCAGTGACTGGCTCCAGCCTAGGGTAGCCCCAAGCCTATGCCTTCTCCAATTAAGGGACTCTTCCGGACAGAGCTCAGAGCAAAGGGCGGTAGCAGGCTTTGGGCTGCAGGGAGATACTGTCATATCCTAGACTGAAGGAAGTTAAGCTGAGCAGAAAAATGCTCTGAAGAATGACTCAGAAGAGGCTCTTGTGAGGAAGCTTCCTTGGAGTGTGCGTGTTTGGATTTGGGGAGGTGAAGGTCGTCCCCATGCCAGGCTGGCCGGGGCTGTTTGTGACATCGTGGAGCTGAGCGTTCAGAGCACGGGCCTCAGGGCAGGTAGTCGTGGGTTTGAATTATGGCTCTGCAGctcagtagctgtgtgacctcagccaGTTattccacctctctgagcctctgtgtcTCCATCGTTAGTGATGGAGATGGATTTAGTTTGGAACCTTGCCACCTCCCAGGGTGGTTGTGAGGGCCCAGTGAGGTCATATGTGAGAACACCATACTAAGATGTTAGTGTCAGTTCCAGTATTCAGGGCCGTGGGGCAGTGGGCAGGGCAATGAGGAAACACAGAGGTGTGTGGGCAGCAGAGATTGTGGAGGTGCGGAGGCATGAGGAGGCCTGAGGGCTCTGCTTCCAGAGTCAGGATGGTGGCCTCCGAGTGAGGACTGGGTTAAGGGAAGGGGTGGGTGTGTCTGGGACTTAGGGAGAATGCTGTTGTGTGGAGGTGGAGTGAagacagcaggaaggagagaaaggctGTGTGCTGTGAGGGCCAGAGGGGAATGTGGAGGGGGTGGGCACACACCCTGTGCAGGGCTGGGGGTGTGAGATGACTAATGTGGTTGGGGTCAACGTGGGCAGGACTGTGGGCATCGTTGTGTGGGTGGAAGGACCAGAAGTGTCACCCTCCCCATCCTGAGGGACTGGTTCCttgctgggaggaggaggatgtaGCCAGGACCTCTGGGAAACCATGAGTAACAGGCACCAGAGGCAGCCAGGTCCAGATGTGCTGCCTGCCTGGGCCCACAGGCTGTGCTGGCTggtccctcccctgcccctcttCAGGCCTTGCCCCTCCACTTTGCGCCTGTGGGTGGAGTGGCACTTTCCCCCTCCCTGGAGGCTCAGGGAAGGAAAGCTGCCTTTATGAGCCTGAAGCATCTTGTAGGTCTTCTGGGGCCAGCAATGGTGGGCTCTTTGCCAAAAGTCTCAGGCCTTCCTCCTCCCATCCTGTGCTCTCCTGCCTCAAGAGAGGAGGCTCTGGTGGGCCGAGAGGGCTGGGCACACCCTGTACCTTGCTGACTTGTCGCACAGTAGGTCCTACTCTGCGCGGCTGCACCTCAGAGCACGTTCTTTCAGCTGCACAGGTGTCTTTCCCTTTCAGCCTTTATGAAACGCCTGCTGTGCACACTCCATATATTTGCACAGAGGCACAGGTGGGACGGGAAGAGTGGGGAAAGCAGACACAACCTGCTGGCTTCCTGCTGTGTTGCTTCCTGTCTGGGACTTTCCATTCTTCCTCTGT
Above is a window of Papio anubis isolate 15944 chromosome 13, Panubis1.0, whole genome shotgun sequence DNA encoding:
- the C13H9orf78 gene encoding telomere length and silencing protein 1 homolog, which codes for MPVVRKIFRRRRGDSESEEDEQDSEEVRLKLEETREVQNLRKRPNGVSAVALLVGEKVQEETTLVDDPFQMKTGGMVDMKKLKERGKDKISEEEDLHLGTSFSAETNRRDEDADMMKYIETELKKRKGIVEHEEQKVKPKNAEDCLYELPENIRVSSAKKTEEMLSNQMLSGIPEVDLGIDAKIKNIISTEDAKARLLAEQQNKKKDSETSFVPTNMAVNYVQHNRFYHEELNAPIRRNKEEPKARPLRVGDTEKPEPERSPPNRKRPANEKATDDYHYEKFKKMNRRY